One genomic segment of Sanyastnella coralliicola includes these proteins:
- a CDS encoding PKD domain-containing protein yields MLLLLPTLNMFSQCPEVFDFFGNTVDNPYWYDCSGGNYTLNLQSPDDWGEYTIDWGDGSPVETGASWTSPTPIPHVYTAVVDTFIVTISEVNTGCSLEGVVVMEEATSASIQIPIGGLTQACAPQEMEFINSSTNVSETTVFTWDFGDGSPPLTFDYTNWNEVISHVYQQNTVDCETEVSLSAENYCNTIQGGASEATFNPIRIWDLDEAAITASATVLCYPDTTVTFTNTTERNCLFQGNIYQRYEYWNFGDYWGEGTDSIIDWTPWPPTFPNTVAYPGIGTYEVQLLDSNFCGIDTANLTITIVPPPVADIVASEDTICVGEPITFFQQATGGADQYQWNFDDGIGWLPTGGGNITYVFNTPGTYNVCSAVGIQSANGGCADTACVEVVVLPSPTANIGFDNLNGCDALTVNFEDLSVGSTNSTWTFDVAPFTFNGANPPPVDYNSPGTYVVNLLVEGLNGCLDNDQELVNVYQSPQADFLADNVCEGTEAEFTDLTIPDPGDPITGWQWDFGDAGTAFDQNPTHVYANTGSYDVTLNVNTANCSSSVTYPIEVEPAPIPNVTADPTEGCSPLEVTFTNNTTGAASFQWNFGDNNGSNDQSPTHVFQNLTQTDTTYTVVMSAFSTFGCASTDTLYITVYPGAQASFTDNSNPPGCAPFDAVFINTSVGADNYFWDLGDGFTTTDESPTHTYVNETGFVETFDVTLIAYANNGCHDTTMTSVIVYPTANFDFELTPDSACSPLVVTMPFIQGVNEYDWNFGDGTGSTFPTPTHIWENFSTDPAEYTVTLIGTSAFGCVDTASTDVFINPQPLAQFATDINAGCSPLTIQLENMSIQADSYQWVYEPGDTSYTDALAHSHTFVNLTTETITYQVELTAISDDGCTHTFVVPVDVYPEVQASFEDPGDGCHPYAVDFNNTTINGDDFQWDFGNGLIALTEDASSIFQNPSAIDSTYTVQLYATSDDGCSNLFALNLVVHPQPTASFDMSWDEGCHPSPAILTNNSTLATEFLWDYGDGFQSDTVAVEHAHTFSSTSGDPVTYTVSLTAITEFGCTNVDTAPYTVFPDVTAAATSIASGCSPLEVTFSNQSLGASQGFEWEFGDGGMSNQNNPTHVFINETGQDTIYNVQLVAESIYGCTDTTYIPIEVFNTPIAIAELDTTIGCYPVDAVFINNSTGADSYQWVYGTGEVSDTAAVEHTHTYYNLGSSPVIYNITLNAFTASGCQASDDLSIEILPLLQADGGGNLQGCSPLTVEFENYSQGALSYEWQFGDGDFTNVAEPTHTYENETTEDVVFEVMLVANSFFGCADTTFMDVVVFATPMADFNAQPEVQAFPNSIVQLGNESVAGDVATYSWDMGNDVILEGEDPGPYDYGTWGTFTIELLVSNGFCADTAMRTIEITPPPPEAGFLGPAEGCAPLTVNFQDLSDYVVGWQWDFGDGGEANVSDPVYTYYQPGIYTVTLTVEGILDGTSDVAVQEALINVYPTAVAAFTVTPQEVSVPGDPVYTINLSENASTYFWDFGDGATSVDTNPIHYYQEEGIYTISLTANNQYNCPSTYVFEDAVYAESDAFIDFPNAFTPNLAEASDGFYNPANFDNDIFFPMQTGVIEYQLQIFNKWGEMLFESTDVAMGWNGYYKGEICKQDVYAWKVKARFSNGEEIIKAGDVTLLIK; encoded by the coding sequence GTGCTGCTGTTATTGCCGACGCTGAACATGTTCAGCCAGTGCCCGGAAGTCTTCGATTTCTTCGGAAATACCGTTGACAACCCGTATTGGTATGATTGTTCAGGCGGAAACTACACGCTCAATCTGCAATCTCCAGACGACTGGGGAGAGTACACAATTGATTGGGGTGATGGTAGTCCGGTAGAAACAGGAGCATCATGGACATCGCCTACGCCGATACCTCACGTGTACACGGCCGTAGTCGACACATTCATTGTGACCATTTCTGAAGTCAACACTGGCTGCTCCCTCGAAGGAGTCGTCGTGATGGAAGAGGCTACCAGCGCCTCCATCCAAATCCCGATTGGTGGATTGACTCAGGCCTGTGCGCCGCAGGAAATGGAGTTCATCAACTCTTCAACGAACGTATCAGAAACCACCGTATTTACGTGGGATTTTGGAGATGGATCTCCGCCTTTGACCTTCGACTATACCAACTGGAACGAGGTCATTTCGCATGTCTATCAGCAAAATACCGTCGACTGTGAAACCGAGGTCTCGCTGAGTGCGGAGAACTATTGTAACACCATCCAAGGAGGGGCCAGCGAAGCTACCTTCAACCCGATTCGAATCTGGGATTTGGATGAAGCAGCAATCACAGCTTCCGCCACGGTCCTTTGTTACCCAGACACCACGGTGACTTTTACAAATACCACCGAACGAAACTGCCTCTTCCAAGGAAACATCTACCAGCGTTACGAATACTGGAACTTTGGAGACTACTGGGGTGAAGGAACCGACTCGATTATCGACTGGACCCCTTGGCCACCAACCTTCCCGAACACAGTGGCCTACCCAGGAATTGGAACCTATGAAGTGCAGCTGCTCGACAGTAACTTCTGTGGAATCGATACTGCGAATTTGACGATTACGATTGTGCCTCCTCCGGTGGCTGATATCGTAGCAAGTGAAGACACGATCTGTGTGGGTGAGCCAATCACCTTCTTCCAGCAAGCTACCGGTGGTGCCGATCAGTACCAGTGGAACTTCGATGATGGCATCGGATGGCTTCCAACCGGTGGTGGGAATATCACTTATGTCTTCAATACCCCTGGAACATACAACGTCTGTAGCGCTGTAGGCATTCAATCTGCCAATGGCGGATGTGCGGATACCGCCTGCGTTGAAGTGGTTGTTCTTCCTTCGCCAACAGCAAACATCGGCTTTGACAACCTCAATGGTTGTGATGCCTTGACGGTGAACTTTGAAGACCTCTCCGTAGGCTCAACGAACTCTACGTGGACCTTCGACGTGGCCCCATTTACCTTTAATGGAGCGAACCCTCCTCCAGTGGATTACAACTCCCCTGGAACCTATGTGGTGAACCTCCTGGTTGAAGGATTGAACGGATGTCTTGACAACGACCAAGAGCTCGTCAATGTCTATCAATCCCCCCAGGCCGACTTCCTCGCAGACAATGTCTGTGAAGGGACAGAAGCTGAATTTACCGACTTGACCATTCCTGATCCAGGTGATCCTATCACCGGGTGGCAATGGGATTTTGGTGATGCGGGAACCGCGTTTGATCAAAACCCAACGCACGTCTATGCCAACACAGGCAGCTACGATGTGACCTTGAATGTCAATACCGCCAACTGTTCTTCTTCGGTGACCTATCCGATTGAAGTGGAGCCGGCGCCGATTCCGAATGTCACAGCTGACCCAACGGAAGGATGTTCACCACTCGAGGTGACCTTCACGAACAACACAACGGGAGCCGCTTCATTCCAATGGAACTTTGGCGACAACAATGGTAGCAACGATCAGAGTCCGACGCACGTATTCCAAAACTTGACGCAGACTGACACCACCTACACGGTGGTCATGAGCGCCTTCTCAACCTTTGGATGTGCCTCCACAGACACGCTCTACATTACGGTGTACCCTGGTGCACAAGCTTCGTTCACAGACAACAGCAACCCTCCGGGATGTGCGCCATTTGACGCCGTGTTCATCAATACTTCGGTAGGGGCAGACAACTATTTCTGGGACCTAGGCGATGGCTTTACGACGACCGATGAAAGTCCGACCCACACCTACGTGAATGAGACTGGTTTCGTAGAGACCTTCGACGTGACCTTGATTGCCTATGCGAACAATGGTTGTCACGATACCACCATGACGAGTGTGATCGTCTACCCAACAGCGAATTTTGATTTTGAGTTGACACCAGATTCGGCGTGTAGCCCATTGGTGGTGACCATGCCATTCATTCAAGGAGTCAACGAATACGATTGGAACTTCGGTGATGGCACAGGATCTACGTTCCCAACGCCTACGCATATCTGGGAGAACTTTAGCACAGACCCTGCTGAATACACGGTGACCTTGATTGGTACCTCAGCCTTTGGTTGTGTGGATACAGCAAGCACGGATGTATTCATCAATCCGCAGCCGCTGGCTCAATTTGCGACCGACATTAACGCGGGCTGTTCGCCATTGACCATTCAATTGGAGAACATGTCGATCCAAGCTGATAGCTATCAGTGGGTCTATGAACCAGGAGACACATCTTACACCGATGCCCTGGCGCACTCGCACACCTTTGTCAATCTGACAACGGAAACAATTACCTACCAGGTTGAATTGACAGCGATTTCAGATGACGGCTGTACCCATACGTTCGTGGTTCCAGTGGATGTCTACCCTGAAGTTCAAGCTTCCTTCGAAGACCCTGGAGATGGTTGTCATCCGTATGCGGTTGACTTTAACAACACGACCATCAACGGTGACGACTTCCAATGGGATTTCGGAAACGGATTGATTGCCTTAACGGAAGATGCAAGTTCGATTTTCCAGAACCCATCGGCTATTGACTCCACGTATACCGTGCAGCTCTACGCCACGTCAGATGATGGATGTTCGAACCTATTCGCACTCAACCTCGTGGTTCATCCGCAGCCAACCGCTTCGTTTGATATGAGTTGGGATGAAGGGTGCCATCCTTCACCGGCCATCTTAACGAACAACAGTACCCTCGCCACAGAATTCCTTTGGGATTACGGCGATGGTTTCCAAAGCGACACGGTGGCGGTAGAACATGCGCATACCTTCTCGAGCACTTCGGGAGACCCGGTGACCTACACGGTTTCATTGACGGCGATCACGGAATTCGGATGTACAAATGTTGACACTGCTCCGTACACCGTATTCCCTGATGTCACGGCTGCTGCAACGAGCATCGCGAGTGGATGTTCTCCGCTCGAAGTAACCTTCAGCAATCAATCGCTCGGTGCTTCGCAAGGCTTTGAATGGGAGTTTGGTGACGGCGGCATGTCGAACCAGAACAACCCTACGCATGTCTTCATCAATGAAACAGGTCAAGACACGATCTACAATGTGCAGTTGGTAGCAGAGTCTATCTATGGTTGTACTGACACGACCTACATTCCTATTGAGGTCTTCAATACACCTATCGCTATCGCGGAATTGGACACTACCATTGGTTGTTACCCAGTAGATGCGGTCTTCATCAATAACTCCACCGGAGCTGATAGCTACCAGTGGGTATATGGAACAGGTGAAGTCAGCGATACAGCGGCCGTAGAACACACCCATACCTACTACAACCTGGGCAGTTCTCCGGTGATTTATAACATTACACTCAACGCATTCACAGCAAGTGGATGTCAAGCTTCAGACGACCTCAGTATCGAGATCTTGCCACTGCTACAAGCAGATGGTGGTGGGAACCTTCAAGGATGTAGTCCGTTGACCGTTGAGTTTGAAAACTACAGCCAAGGAGCCCTTTCTTACGAATGGCAGTTTGGTGATGGCGACTTCACCAACGTGGCGGAGCCAACCCACACCTACGAGAATGAAACTACAGAAGATGTGGTCTTCGAAGTAATGCTCGTAGCTAACTCATTCTTCGGATGTGCTGATACTACCTTCATGGATGTGGTTGTTTTTGCCACGCCAATGGCAGACTTCAATGCACAACCTGAGGTGCAAGCTTTCCCGAATTCGATTGTCCAACTTGGTAACGAGAGTGTGGCTGGAGATGTGGCAACGTACAGCTGGGACATGGGCAATGATGTCATCTTAGAGGGTGAAGATCCTGGTCCGTACGACTACGGAACATGGGGAACCTTTACCATCGAACTTCTCGTAAGCAACGGTTTCTGTGCGGACACAGCCATGCGTACCATCGAAATCACTCCGCCTCCACCAGAGGCTGGCTTCCTTGGTCCGGCAGAGGGTTGTGCGCCATTGACTGTGAACTTCCAAGACTTAAGTGACTACGTTGTCGGTTGGCAATGGGACTTTGGAGACGGAGGTGAAGCCAACGTTTCTGATCCAGTTTACACGTATTACCAGCCGGGAATTTACACGGTGACCTTGACGGTCGAAGGTATCCTTGACGGAACTTCAGATGTGGCAGTGCAAGAGGCATTGATCAATGTTTACCCAACTGCGGTGGCGGCCTTCACGGTGACTCCGCAAGAGGTATCGGTTCCTGGTGATCCGGTGTATACGATCAACCTTTCTGAAAATGCCAGTACTTATTTCTGGGATTTTGGTGATGGTGCCACTAGCGTGGACACGAACCCGATTCATTATTACCAAGAAGAAGGAATCTACACGATTTCCCTCACAGCGAACAACCAGTACAACTGTCCTTCAACTTACGTGTTTGAAGATGCCGTATATGCAGAATCGGATGCCTTTATAGACTTCCCGAATGCCTTTACGCCAAACTTGGCTGAGGCGAGCGATGGTTTCTATAACCCGGCGAACTTTGACAACGACATTTTCTTCCCAATGCAAACGGGAGTGATTGAATACCAACTACAGATCTTCAATAAGTGGGGCGAAATGCTCTTTGAAAGTACCGACGTCGCCATGGGCTGGAACGGTTACTACAAAGGCGAAATCTGTAAACAGGATGTATACGCTTGGAAGGTGAAAGCCCGATTCTCCAACGGCGAAGAAATCATCAAAGCTGGAGACGTAACCCTTTTGATAAAGTAA
- a CDS encoding PorP/SprF family type IX secretion system membrane protein, translating to MRRLIIAISFLVGLSASALAQDTQFTQFYAAPTYMNPAFAGTTVQSRLSANYRNQWPAIPGAWVAYNASYDHYVPEFSSGFGLIATREQAGTGALRSTTVGLQYAYEIQLNRELYIRPALQFSYSNRNISFSNLTFSDQLIRDNAATTLEDVPEPINFFDMGTGVLLYSPKYWIGAAIHHLNQPNESIYPDKTSLIPRRLSLHGGYRMKVGKGGLYRKQGNAMLFAFNYLQQAEFSQLDLGAYLELEPIVIGLWYRGLPGIKSNNYGYINHDAIAVMLGYGTHQFRFGYSYDITLSQLSLGMTAGSHELSMVYEWANKRNGRLGKKRIIPCAKF from the coding sequence ATGAGAAGGTTGATCATTGCCATATCATTCCTGGTAGGACTGTCTGCTTCCGCGCTAGCGCAAGACACGCAGTTCACGCAATTCTACGCGGCACCAACCTACATGAACCCAGCGTTCGCAGGTACCACGGTGCAAAGTCGTTTGAGCGCCAACTACCGCAACCAATGGCCAGCCATTCCTGGTGCCTGGGTCGCATACAACGCGTCATACGACCACTATGTACCAGAATTCAGCAGTGGATTCGGACTCATTGCCACCCGCGAACAAGCCGGTACCGGAGCACTCCGAAGCACTACCGTTGGTTTGCAATACGCCTATGAAATCCAGTTGAATCGTGAGTTGTACATCCGTCCTGCCCTGCAGTTCTCGTACAGCAATCGAAACATCAGCTTCAGCAACCTCACTTTCAGTGACCAGTTGATTCGCGACAATGCCGCGACTACCTTGGAGGATGTTCCTGAACCGATCAACTTCTTCGATATGGGTACAGGGGTGTTGTTGTACAGTCCGAAGTATTGGATTGGCGCAGCGATTCACCACTTGAACCAGCCGAACGAAAGCATCTACCCAGACAAGACATCTTTGATCCCACGTCGTCTATCCCTCCACGGAGGATACCGCATGAAGGTGGGCAAAGGCGGCCTCTACCGCAAGCAAGGAAACGCGATGCTTTTCGCTTTCAACTACCTCCAACAAGCAGAATTCAGTCAGCTCGACCTCGGAGCCTACCTCGAACTTGAACCGATCGTCATCGGCCTCTGGTACCGCGGACTCCCAGGCATCAAGAGCAACAATTACGGCTACATCAATCACGACGCCATCGCCGTGATGCTCGGCTACGGTACCCACCAATTCCGATTCGGGTACAGCTATGACATCACCCTCTCCCAGCTCAGCCTCGGCATGACCGCAGGATCTCACGAGCTCTCCATGGTCTACGAATGGGCAAACAAACGCAACGGAAGACTGGGGAAGAAGAGGATTATTCCGTGTGCGAAGTTCTAA
- a CDS encoding hydroxymethylglutaryl-CoA reductase, producing MAFSYTKALTALQKLSEVHDIETLLQKLNPTETPDVVRSGFPSRDLLNLHAMDARVEFLEENTGAKLDLLARNKPIDDLNVLEGNIENYIGMSRVPTGVIGPIKVIGSAADGDFFVPLATSEGALIASYHRGAKATFLAGGVRSVCLTQGVQRAPLFRFKNLGELGTFLLWLLPLEDKFREIVSQTSRYAQLDDLSTNIEGNQLTLLFNYITGDASGQNMVTICTDAICQWIIQNCPVQPECWYVEGNFSGDKKATAQSFLNVRGKKVTAETELPKEVIEGVLKTSADKIAQYCQSSTLGTIQSGSIGAQGHYANGLAALFIATGQDAACVSEAAVGITRMEARKDGSLYAAVTLPNLIVGTVGGGTALPTQRECLELMDCYGPDKARKFAEIAAAMVLAGELSIASALSAGHFTSAHERLGRKK from the coding sequence ATGGCCTTCTCTTATACCAAAGCATTGACCGCTTTGCAGAAACTCTCTGAAGTTCATGACATTGAAACCTTATTGCAGAAACTGAATCCGACGGAGACGCCTGACGTGGTTCGTTCTGGATTTCCTTCTCGTGATCTATTGAACCTGCATGCGATGGATGCACGGGTGGAGTTTTTAGAAGAAAATACCGGCGCTAAGTTGGATCTCTTGGCTCGAAATAAGCCGATTGATGACCTGAATGTACTCGAAGGGAATATCGAAAACTACATCGGGATGAGTCGTGTTCCGACCGGGGTGATTGGTCCGATTAAAGTGATTGGCTCTGCGGCGGATGGCGATTTCTTTGTACCGTTAGCAACGAGTGAAGGAGCCTTGATTGCGAGCTATCACCGTGGAGCGAAAGCTACCTTCTTGGCTGGTGGAGTGCGCTCTGTTTGTTTGACGCAGGGAGTTCAACGCGCGCCTTTGTTCCGATTTAAGAACCTAGGTGAACTGGGTACCTTCTTGCTTTGGTTGCTCCCGTTGGAAGATAAATTCCGCGAAATCGTTTCACAGACAAGTCGTTACGCGCAACTGGATGACCTTAGTACGAATATCGAAGGAAACCAACTGACCCTTTTGTTCAACTACATCACGGGTGACGCTTCAGGACAAAACATGGTGACCATCTGTACGGATGCGATTTGCCAGTGGATCATTCAAAACTGTCCGGTTCAACCGGAATGTTGGTACGTGGAAGGAAACTTCTCGGGTGATAAAAAAGCTACAGCGCAGTCTTTCCTCAATGTGCGCGGAAAAAAGGTGACTGCTGAGACTGAATTACCGAAAGAGGTGATCGAAGGGGTCTTGAAAACCAGTGCCGACAAGATTGCTCAGTACTGTCAATCGTCGACCTTAGGAACGATTCAAAGTGGAAGTATTGGGGCGCAAGGACATTACGCCAACGGACTCGCAGCACTATTCATCGCCACAGGACAAGATGCCGCTTGTGTTTCAGAAGCCGCTGTGGGGATCACGCGTATGGAAGCACGAAAGGATGGCAGTTTGTACGCTGCAGTGACCCTGCCAAACCTCATCGTGGGAACCGTTGGTGGAGGAACCGCCCTCCCAACGCAACGAGAGTGTCTTGAACTGATGGATTGTTACGGACCGGACAAGGCACGAAAGTTCGCGGAAATTGCGGCTGCGATGGTCTTGGCTGGAGAGTTATCGATTGCCTCAGCATTGAGTGCCGGACATTTCACCAGTGCACACGAACGTCTTGGACGGAAGAAATGA
- a CDS encoding UbiA family prenyltransferase, giving the protein MSNEKPLIGRFLTYQKERFPFLTHGILIGAFTFSAIAYARLSAGFDDFIEWKRFAVCLFNTIGIFFLLRVFDEHKDLEDDQRYRPDLPVSRGLISLPELRIFGISFFVLMVAIDLWLYPKILLPLGLVMVWMMLMGKEFFVAEWLKARQFWYVVSHMLIIPFVDVFASSFDWYIDGRQAPIGLAIFFAVSFMNGIVLEVGRKLRAPDEEREGVLTYSSMLGARKAIHLWIACLFATAALAAFACIYGGFHPACLIVLSVNLLLCLVVGLRYRGNQSSKNAKTMEVISGIWSIMMYLTIGGLPFLLT; this is encoded by the coding sequence ATGAGCAATGAAAAACCACTGATCGGTCGATTCCTCACCTATCAAAAGGAACGGTTTCCCTTCCTGACGCATGGGATCCTGATTGGTGCGTTTACTTTTAGTGCCATTGCCTATGCCCGACTGAGCGCCGGTTTCGATGACTTTATTGAATGGAAACGTTTCGCTGTTTGCCTCTTCAATACGATCGGTATTTTCTTCCTCCTGAGAGTCTTCGACGAACATAAAGACCTCGAAGATGACCAGCGCTATCGTCCTGATTTACCTGTATCGCGCGGTCTGATCTCACTACCTGAACTACGCATCTTTGGAATCTCCTTTTTCGTGTTGATGGTGGCGATAGACCTGTGGCTCTATCCGAAAATCTTGCTGCCCCTCGGCTTAGTAATGGTGTGGATGATGCTTATGGGCAAAGAGTTCTTTGTGGCGGAATGGCTGAAAGCACGGCAATTCTGGTACGTGGTTTCGCATATGCTCATCATCCCTTTTGTAGACGTGTTCGCGAGTAGTTTTGATTGGTATATCGATGGACGTCAAGCACCCATCGGACTCGCCATTTTCTTCGCAGTGTCGTTCATGAACGGCATTGTGCTGGAAGTAGGACGAAAATTACGCGCACCCGACGAAGAACGCGAAGGCGTGCTCACCTACTCTTCTATGCTCGGAGCGCGAAAAGCCATTCACTTGTGGATTGCTTGTCTCTTTGCTACCGCGGCGCTGGCGGCATTTGCATGCATCTATGGTGGTTTTCATCCGGCCTGCTTGATTGTGTTGAGTGTAAACCTGCTGCTTTGTTTGGTTGTTGGACTTCGCTATCGCGGAAACCAAAGCTCCAAGAATGCGAAGACCATGGAAGTGATCTCTGGAATCTGGAGCATCATGATGTACCTCACGATTGGTGGACTACCTTTTCTCTTAACTTGA
- a CDS encoding PEP/pyruvate-binding domain-containing protein, with product MGSQAQKTDIGGKAWHLQQMKDAGLPVPDFMVIAADDFLNPETLDAKIQEVQTHFQGTSWLAVRSSAADEDGSDHSFAGLFETLLFVAPNDLKEAIQKVHRSANSERINTYLKEKGITQGMRMAVIIQEMIDARSAGVAFGIDPVSGEEHTVINAVYGVGEGLVSGALNADSFVVTNGDVKAQLTQKTHAFKLDHENGGVIEQAIDASLQEVASISDQEARDIANQAAKLEALFGSPQDVEWAIAGTQLYILQSRPITSVRKRDRTEMIVWDNSNIIESYPGLSSPLTFSFIKKMYSAVYREMSLIMGVTAKEIDANAFVFDNMLGLLKGRVYYNLLSWYKALALLPGYDLNAEFMERMMGVKERFELQGHVQTSKWKAYLRVARLVVIMIRNYRRLPRERKAFQSHFQQVLSSYHVLALDELSDTALMHHYLAFEERLTKNWQAPLVNDFFAMIFFGVTQKLTEKYKLPEGIHNDLLSGSNDIISTEHVKRSMEIIQAMDEFPELPKHFASLPAEEGMEHLEKYPKIKALVNDFLRDFGDRTVGELKLETITLKQAPEKYIRILQNYLRSQVDPTDQLVHGERLRKEAEKKLALALKGKWWKRNVYRYFLKRARTLVSERENLRFERTRGFGKVRELFLAIGKRWEEQGHLHEQRDIFYLKMEEVFDFINGTGHSPELKVLIDQRKRDYEVYDSLYLPERIVTYGAVHENQLSQAPPVIAEEGDLQGIGCCPGVVKARVQVIHDPSEVDSLNGDILVTSSTDPGWITLFPGASAIIVERGSLLSHSAIVSREMGKPCIVAVTGLLNTLKTGDMVEMDGSTGVIKRIQ from the coding sequence ATGGGTAGTCAGGCTCAAAAGACAGATATCGGCGGAAAGGCTTGGCATCTTCAACAGATGAAGGATGCCGGACTTCCTGTACCCGATTTTATGGTCATCGCGGCAGATGACTTTTTGAATCCGGAAACGCTTGACGCGAAGATTCAAGAAGTTCAAACCCACTTTCAAGGAACGTCGTGGTTAGCCGTGCGCTCTTCGGCTGCTGATGAAGACGGCAGTGACCACTCGTTTGCGGGTCTCTTTGAGACCTTGCTCTTTGTCGCACCCAATGACTTAAAAGAGGCCATTCAAAAGGTTCACCGTTCCGCGAACAGCGAAAGAATTAATACCTACCTAAAAGAAAAAGGCATTACTCAGGGAATGCGCATGGCCGTGATCATCCAAGAAATGATCGACGCGCGAAGTGCCGGGGTGGCCTTTGGCATTGACCCGGTTTCGGGTGAAGAACACACGGTGATTAATGCAGTCTATGGGGTTGGTGAAGGACTGGTAAGCGGCGCATTGAATGCTGATTCTTTTGTGGTGACCAATGGTGATGTCAAGGCACAGCTCACGCAGAAAACCCATGCGTTTAAACTGGATCACGAGAACGGAGGCGTAATCGAACAAGCTATAGATGCATCACTACAGGAAGTAGCTTCGATCTCGGATCAAGAAGCACGAGACATTGCGAACCAAGCGGCCAAGTTAGAAGCGCTCTTCGGTTCGCCCCAAGACGTAGAATGGGCAATCGCAGGAACTCAACTGTACATTCTGCAGTCGAGACCCATCACCAGTGTGCGCAAAAGAGACCGCACCGAAATGATTGTGTGGGACAACAGCAACATCATCGAATCCTATCCCGGGTTGAGTAGTCCGCTCACCTTTTCTTTCATCAAGAAGATGTACTCTGCGGTGTATCGCGAAATGAGCTTGATCATGGGGGTCACTGCCAAGGAAATCGACGCGAACGCCTTTGTATTCGACAACATGCTGGGGCTCCTGAAAGGACGTGTGTACTACAACCTCCTCTCGTGGTACAAAGCCCTGGCCTTACTGCCGGGCTATGACCTCAACGCTGAGTTCATGGAGCGCATGATGGGCGTTAAAGAACGCTTTGAACTGCAGGGTCATGTGCAGACATCAAAGTGGAAGGCCTACCTGCGGGTGGCTCGTTTAGTGGTCATCATGATTCGTAACTACCGCCGACTTCCGCGCGAGCGAAAAGCATTTCAGTCACATTTTCAACAGGTACTATCAAGCTACCATGTCCTCGCGTTGGATGAGCTTTCGGATACCGCATTGATGCATCACTATTTGGCATTTGAAGAACGCTTGACTAAAAACTGGCAAGCGCCGTTGGTGAATGATTTCTTCGCCATGATCTTCTTTGGTGTGACGCAGAAGTTGACGGAGAAGTACAAGCTCCCTGAAGGCATTCACAATGATCTGCTGAGTGGGTCGAATGATATTATCAGCACAGAGCATGTCAAGCGAAGCATGGAGATCATTCAAGCGATGGATGAGTTCCCTGAACTACCCAAGCATTTCGCGTCGTTGCCAGCGGAAGAGGGAATGGAACACCTCGAAAAGTACCCGAAGATCAAAGCGCTTGTCAACGATTTTCTACGTGATTTTGGTGACCGTACCGTCGGCGAACTGAAGTTGGAGACGATCACCTTGAAGCAAGCGCCAGAAAAATACATCCGCATCCTTCAGAATTACTTGCGCTCTCAGGTTGACCCCACTGATCAGCTCGTGCATGGTGAACGATTGCGGAAAGAAGCCGAGAAGAAACTCGCGCTGGCCTTGAAAGGAAAGTGGTGGAAGCGTAACGTATACCGATACTTCCTCAAGCGCGCACGCACTTTGGTGAGTGAACGAGAAAACCTCCGCTTCGAACGCACCCGTGGATTTGGGAAGGTTCGAGAGTTGTTCCTAGCCATTGGAAAACGGTGGGAAGAGCAAGGACATCTCCATGAGCAACGTGACATTTTTTACCTGAAAATGGAAGAAGTGTTTGATTTCATCAATGGTACCGGACATTCACCGGAACTGAAGGTGCTCATAGATCAACGCAAGAGAGATTACGAAGTTTATGACTCTCTGTATTTACCAGAACGCATTGTCACCTATGGGGCCGTGCACGAGAATCAATTGAGTCAAGCGCCACCCGTCATTGCGGAAGAAGGAGACCTTCAGGGCATCGGGTGTTGTCCGGGAGTGGTGAAAGCGCGAGTGCAAGTGATTCATGATCCGTCAGAAGTAGACAGTTTAAATGGAGACATCTTAGTCACCAGCAGCACCGACCCAGGATGGATTACCTTGTTCCCAGGAGCCTCTGCTATCATTGTCGAACGTGGGTCACTGTTATCTCACTCGGCGATTGTCAGTCGGGAAATGGGCAAGCCCTGTATTGTCGCCGTCACCGGTTTATTAAACACCCTGAAGACTGGAGACATGGTTGAAATGGACGGCTCTACGGGAGTGATAAAACGGATTCAATGA